Proteins encoded by one window of Coregonus clupeaformis isolate EN_2021a unplaced genomic scaffold, ASM2061545v1 scaf0800, whole genome shotgun sequence:
- the LOC121586706 gene encoding histone acetyltransferase KAT2B isoform X3: protein MSESAGVQQGSPAIGAAGSAPAAPGAGGTEGSGATVGSARIAVKKALLRSSPRPKKLEKLGVYSSCKAEGACKCNGWKSQNPPPTPPRTDQQPNTVNLLETCRSCSHTLGDHVTHLENVSEEEMNRLLGIVLDVEYLYTCVHKEEDADTKQVYFSLFKLLRKCILQMGKPVVEAQESPPFEKPSIEQGVNNFVQYKFSHLPSKERQTIVELAKMFLNQINYWQLETPSQRRQRVPADDAAGWLCYCNVPQFCDSLPRYETTQIFGRTLLGSVFTVMRKQLLEQARQEKDKLPPEKRTLILTHFPKFLSMLEEEVYSHSSPIWSEDFLVGSSGGQIAIHTVISAPPVARPLYYSTSPVAVDPSSCGSVSPARKTASALEPSPGGQKRKPSEPLPHEETKKLRIVGDIPMELINEVMATITDPASMLGPETSLLSAHSARDEAARLEERRGVIEFHVIGNSLNQKPNKRILMWLVGLQNVFSHQLPRMPKEYITRLVFDPKHKTLSLIKDGRVIGGICFRMFPSQGFTEIVFCAVTSNEQVKGYGTHLMNHLKEYHIKHDILNFLTYADEYAIGYFKKQGFSKDIKVPKAKYLGYIKDYEGATLMGCELNPNIPYTEFSVIIKKQKEIIQKLIERKQAQIRKVYPGLSCFKEGVRQIPIESIPGIRETGWKPVGKGKELKDPDQLYSTLKTILQHVKSHQNAWPFMEPVKKTEAPGYYQVIRFPMDLKTMSERLKSRYYTTRKLFMADMQRIFTNCREYNPPESQYYKCANLLEKFFYNKIKEAGLIEK from the exons ATGTCCGAGAGCGCAGGGGTTCAGCAGGGCTCCCCGGCCATCGGTGCGGCGGGATCGGCTCCTGCGGCTCCGGGAGCCGGGGGAACGGAGGGTTCGGGCGCCACCGTAGGATCGGCACGAATCGCTGTGAAGAAGGCGCTTCTCCGCTCCTCCCCGCGCCCTAAGAAACTGGAGAAGCTCGGAGTGTATTCCTCTTGCAAG GCTGAGGGGGCCTGTAAGTGTAACGGCTGGAAGAGCCAGAACCCCCCTCCCACACCACCCCGTACGGACCAGCAGCCAAACACTGTCAACCTACTGGAGACCTGCCGCAGTTGTTCCCACACACTGG gtGACCATGTGACCCACCTGGAGAACGTCTCAGAGGAGGAGATGAACAGGCTTCTGGGTATAGTCCTGGACGTGGAGTACCTGTACACATGTGTCCACAAAGAGGAGGACGCAGACACCAAACAAGTCTACTTCTCCCTCTTCAAG CTGTTGAGGAAATGCATCCTACAGATGGGAAAACCTGTGGTGGAGGCACAGGAAAGTCCTCCCTTTGAGAAACCCAGCATCGAACAg GGGGTGAATAACTTTGTCCAGTACAAGTTCAGCCATCTTCCCTCCAAGGAGCGTCAGACCATCGTGGAGCTGGCCAAGATGTTCCTCAACCAGATCAACTACTGGCAGCTGGAGACGCCCTCACAGAGACGACAGCGGGTGCCTGCTGATGATGCTGCTGG ATGGCTGTGCTACTGCAATGTCCCCCAGTTCTGTGACAGTCTACCACGGTATGAGACGACCCAGATCTTTGGTCGGACCCTGCTGGGCTCAGTCTTCACTGTGATGAGAAAACAGCTGCTAGAGCAGGCCAGGCAGGAGAAGGATAAGTTACCCCCGGAGAAACGCACTCTCATCCTTACACACTTCCCCAA ATTCCTGTCCATGTTGGAGGAGGAAGTGTACAGTCACAGCTCTCCCATCTGGAGCGAAGACTTCCTGGTTGGATCCTCAGGAGGACAGATCGCCATCCATACAG TGATCAGTGCGCCCCCGGTGGCCAGGCCTCTGTACTACAGCACCAGCCCAGTAGCAGTGGACCCATCCAGCTGTGGCAGTGTCAGTCCTGCCAGGAAGACTGCCTCTGCTCTGGAACCCAGTCCAG GTGGGCAAAAGCGGAAGCCATCGGAGCCCCTCCCCCATGAGGAGACTAAGAAGCTCAGGATCGTTGGCGACATCCCCATGGAACTCATCAACGAAGTCATGGCAACCATTACTGACCCGGCCTCCATGCTGGGACCAGAG ACCAGCCTGCTGTCGGCCCACTCAGCCCGTGATGAGGCGGCCcgcctggaggagaggaggggggtgataGAATTCCACGTCATCGGGAACTCCCTCAACCAGAAGCCCAACAAGAGGATCCTGATGTGGCTGGTGGGCCTCCAGAACGTCTTCTCCCACCAGCTGCCTCGCATGCCCAAAGAATACATCACACGCCTCGTCTTCGACCC GAAGCACAAGACGCTGTCGCTGATCAAAGATGGCCGTGTGATTGGAGGGATCTGTTTTCGGATGTTTCCCTCACAGGGTTTTACCGAGATTGTGTTCTGTGCCGTCACCTCCAACGAGCAGGTCAAG GGGTATGGCACTCACCTGATGAACCACCTGAAGGAGTACCACATCAAGCACGACATCCTCAACTTCCTCACCTACGCAGACGAGTACGCCATTGGCTACTTCAAAAAGCAG gGCTTCTCTAAAGACATCAAGGTTCCCAAGGCCAAGTATCTGGGCTACATCAAAGACTATGAGGGAGCGACGTTGATGGGCTGTGAGCTCAACCCCAACATCCCTTACACCGAGTTTTCTGTCATCATCAAGAAACAGAAggag atcATACAGAAGCTGATAGAGAGGAAGCAGGCTCAGATCAGAAAGGTCTACCCAGGACTTTCCTGTTTTAAGGAAGGAGTTCGGCAGATTCCCATTGAGAGCATTCCTGGAATAC GAGAAACTGGATGGAAACCGGTGGGCAAAGG TAAGGAGCTGAAGGATCCAGATCAGCTGTACAGCACCCTGAAGACCATCTTACAACACGTTAAG AGTCACCAGAATGCCTGGCCGTTCATGGAACCAGTGAAGAAGACTGAGGCTCCTGGCTACTACCAAGTCATCCGCTTCCCCATGG ACCTGAAGACGATGTCGGAGCGTCTGAAGAGCAGGTACTACACCACACGGAAGCTCTTCATGGCCGACATGCAGCGCATCTTTACAAACTGTCGAGAGTACAACCCTCCAGAGAGCCAGTACTACAAGTGTGCCAACCTGCTAGAGAAGTTCTTCTACAACAAGATTAAGGAGGCGGGCCTCATTGAGAAGTGA
- the LOC121586706 gene encoding histone acetyltransferase KAT2B isoform X2, with translation MSESAGVQQGSPAIGAAGSAPAAPGAGGTEGSGATVGSARIAVKKALLRSSPRPKKLEKLGVYSSCKAEGACKCNGWKSQNPPPTPPRTDQQPNTVNLLETCRSCSHTLGDHVTHLENVSEEEMNRLLGIVLDVEYLYTCVHKEEDADTKQVYFSLFKLLRKCILQMGKPVVEAQESPPFEKPSIEQGVNNFVQYKFSHLPSKERQTIVELAKMFLNQINYWQLETPSQRRQRVPADDAAGYKVNYTRWLCYCNVPQFCDSLPRYETTQIFGRTLLGSVFTVMRKQLLEQARQEKDKLPPEKRTLILTHFPKFLSMLEEEVYSHSSPIWSEDFLVGSSGGQIAIHTVISAPPVARPLYYSTSPVAVDPSSCGSVSPARKTASALEPSPGGQKRKPSEPLPHEETKKLRIVGDIPMELINEVMATITDPASMLGPETSLLSAHSARDEAARLEERRGVIEFHVIGNSLNQKPNKRILMWLVGLQNVFSHQLPRMPKEYITRLVFDPKHKTLSLIKDGRVIGGICFRMFPSQGFTEIVFCAVTSNEQVKGYGTHLMNHLKEYHIKHDILNFLTYADEYAIGYFKKQGFSKDIKVPKAKYLGYIKDYEGATLMGCELNPNIPYTEFSVIIKKQKEIIQKLIERKQAQIRKVYPGLSCFKEGVRQIPIESIPGIQTGWKPVGKGKELKDPDQLYSTLKTILQHVKSHQNAWPFMEPVKKTEAPGYYQVIRFPMDLKTMSERLKSRYYTTRKLFMADMQRIFTNCREYNPPESQYYKCANLLEKFFYNKIKEAGLIEK, from the exons ATGTCCGAGAGCGCAGGGGTTCAGCAGGGCTCCCCGGCCATCGGTGCGGCGGGATCGGCTCCTGCGGCTCCGGGAGCCGGGGGAACGGAGGGTTCGGGCGCCACCGTAGGATCGGCACGAATCGCTGTGAAGAAGGCGCTTCTCCGCTCCTCCCCGCGCCCTAAGAAACTGGAGAAGCTCGGAGTGTATTCCTCTTGCAAG GCTGAGGGGGCCTGTAAGTGTAACGGCTGGAAGAGCCAGAACCCCCCTCCCACACCACCCCGTACGGACCAGCAGCCAAACACTGTCAACCTACTGGAGACCTGCCGCAGTTGTTCCCACACACTGG gtGACCATGTGACCCACCTGGAGAACGTCTCAGAGGAGGAGATGAACAGGCTTCTGGGTATAGTCCTGGACGTGGAGTACCTGTACACATGTGTCCACAAAGAGGAGGACGCAGACACCAAACAAGTCTACTTCTCCCTCTTCAAG CTGTTGAGGAAATGCATCCTACAGATGGGAAAACCTGTGGTGGAGGCACAGGAAAGTCCTCCCTTTGAGAAACCCAGCATCGAACAg GGGGTGAATAACTTTGTCCAGTACAAGTTCAGCCATCTTCCCTCCAAGGAGCGTCAGACCATCGTGGAGCTGGCCAAGATGTTCCTCAACCAGATCAACTACTGGCAGCTGGAGACGCCCTCACAGAGACGACAGCGGGTGCCTGCTGATGATGCTGCTGGGTACAAAGTCAACTACACTAG ATGGCTGTGCTACTGCAATGTCCCCCAGTTCTGTGACAGTCTACCACGGTATGAGACGACCCAGATCTTTGGTCGGACCCTGCTGGGCTCAGTCTTCACTGTGATGAGAAAACAGCTGCTAGAGCAGGCCAGGCAGGAGAAGGATAAGTTACCCCCGGAGAAACGCACTCTCATCCTTACACACTTCCCCAA ATTCCTGTCCATGTTGGAGGAGGAAGTGTACAGTCACAGCTCTCCCATCTGGAGCGAAGACTTCCTGGTTGGATCCTCAGGAGGACAGATCGCCATCCATACAG TGATCAGTGCGCCCCCGGTGGCCAGGCCTCTGTACTACAGCACCAGCCCAGTAGCAGTGGACCCATCCAGCTGTGGCAGTGTCAGTCCTGCCAGGAAGACTGCCTCTGCTCTGGAACCCAGTCCAG GTGGGCAAAAGCGGAAGCCATCGGAGCCCCTCCCCCATGAGGAGACTAAGAAGCTCAGGATCGTTGGCGACATCCCCATGGAACTCATCAACGAAGTCATGGCAACCATTACTGACCCGGCCTCCATGCTGGGACCAGAG ACCAGCCTGCTGTCGGCCCACTCAGCCCGTGATGAGGCGGCCcgcctggaggagaggaggggggtgataGAATTCCACGTCATCGGGAACTCCCTCAACCAGAAGCCCAACAAGAGGATCCTGATGTGGCTGGTGGGCCTCCAGAACGTCTTCTCCCACCAGCTGCCTCGCATGCCCAAAGAATACATCACACGCCTCGTCTTCGACCC GAAGCACAAGACGCTGTCGCTGATCAAAGATGGCCGTGTGATTGGAGGGATCTGTTTTCGGATGTTTCCCTCACAGGGTTTTACCGAGATTGTGTTCTGTGCCGTCACCTCCAACGAGCAGGTCAAG GGGTATGGCACTCACCTGATGAACCACCTGAAGGAGTACCACATCAAGCACGACATCCTCAACTTCCTCACCTACGCAGACGAGTACGCCATTGGCTACTTCAAAAAGCAG gGCTTCTCTAAAGACATCAAGGTTCCCAAGGCCAAGTATCTGGGCTACATCAAAGACTATGAGGGAGCGACGTTGATGGGCTGTGAGCTCAACCCCAACATCCCTTACACCGAGTTTTCTGTCATCATCAAGAAACAGAAggag atcATACAGAAGCTGATAGAGAGGAAGCAGGCTCAGATCAGAAAGGTCTACCCAGGACTTTCCTGTTTTAAGGAAGGAGTTCGGCAGATTCCCATTGAGAGCATTCCTGGAATAC AAACTGGATGGAAACCGGTGGGCAAAGG TAAGGAGCTGAAGGATCCAGATCAGCTGTACAGCACCCTGAAGACCATCTTACAACACGTTAAG AGTCACCAGAATGCCTGGCCGTTCATGGAACCAGTGAAGAAGACTGAGGCTCCTGGCTACTACCAAGTCATCCGCTTCCCCATGG ACCTGAAGACGATGTCGGAGCGTCTGAAGAGCAGGTACTACACCACACGGAAGCTCTTCATGGCCGACATGCAGCGCATCTTTACAAACTGTCGAGAGTACAACCCTCCAGAGAGCCAGTACTACAAGTGTGCCAACCTGCTAGAGAAGTTCTTCTACAACAAGATTAAGGAGGCGGGCCTCATTGAGAAGTGA
- the LOC121586705 gene encoding ras-related protein Rab-5A — MANRGGATRPNGSNAGNKICQFKLVLLGESAVGKSSLVLRFVKGQFHEFQESTIGAAFLTQTVCLDDTTVKFEIWDTAGQERYHSLAPMYYRGAQAAIVVYDITNEESFARAKNWVKELQRQASPSIVIALSGNKADLASKRAVDFQDAQSYADDNSLLFMETSAKTSMNVNEIFMAIAKRLPKSEPAAAGANSGRNRGVDLTEAAQPTKAPCCSN; from the exons ATGGCCAACAGGGGAGGAGCTACGAGACCCAACGGGTCTAATGCTGGGAACAAGATCTGCCAGTTCAAGTTGGTGCTGCTGGGGGAGTCGGCGGTGGGAAAGTCCAGCCTGGTGCTCCGCTTCGTCAAGGGCCAGTTCCACGAGTTCCAGGAGAGCACCATAGGAG CGGCCTTCCTGACTCAGACGGTGTGTCTAGACGACACAACGGTGAAGTTTGAGATCTGGGACACAGCTGGACAGGAGCGCTACCACAGCCTGGCGCCCATGTACTACAGAGGGGCGCAGGCTGCCATCGTGGTCTACGACATCACAAATGAG GAGTCATTTGCGCGGGCCAAGAACTGGGTGAAGGAGCTGCAGAGACAAGCCAGCCCCAGTATTGTCATCGCTCTGTCAGGCAACAAGGCTGACCTCGCCAGCAAGAGAGCAGTCGACTTCCAG GATGCCCAGTCTTATGCAGACGACAACAGCTTGCTCTTCATGGAGACGTCGGCCAAGACGTCTATGAATGTGAACGAGATATTCATGGCTATTG CAAAAAGATTGCCCAAGAGCGAGCCTGCAGCCGCTGGAGCTAACAGCGGGCGGAACAGGGGCGTCGACCTAACGGAAGCCGCCCAGCCAACCAAGGCCCCCTGCTGCAGTAACTAA
- the LOC121586706 gene encoding histone acetyltransferase KAT2B isoform X1 yields the protein MSESAGVQQGSPAIGAAGSAPAAPGAGGTEGSGATVGSARIAVKKALLRSSPRPKKLEKLGVYSSCKAEGACKCNGWKSQNPPPTPPRTDQQPNTVNLLETCRSCSHTLGDHVTHLENVSEEEMNRLLGIVLDVEYLYTCVHKEEDADTKQVYFSLFKLLRKCILQMGKPVVEAQESPPFEKPSIEQGVNNFVQYKFSHLPSKERQTIVELAKMFLNQINYWQLETPSQRRQRVPADDAAGYKVNYTRWLCYCNVPQFCDSLPRYETTQIFGRTLLGSVFTVMRKQLLEQARQEKDKLPPEKRTLILTHFPKFLSMLEEEVYSHSSPIWSEDFLVGSSGGQIAIHTVISAPPVARPLYYSTSPVAVDPSSCGSVSPARKTASALEPSPGGQKRKPSEPLPHEETKKLRIVGDIPMELINEVMATITDPASMLGPETSLLSAHSARDEAARLEERRGVIEFHVIGNSLNQKPNKRILMWLVGLQNVFSHQLPRMPKEYITRLVFDPKHKTLSLIKDGRVIGGICFRMFPSQGFTEIVFCAVTSNEQVKGYGTHLMNHLKEYHIKHDILNFLTYADEYAIGYFKKQGFSKDIKVPKAKYLGYIKDYEGATLMGCELNPNIPYTEFSVIIKKQKEIIQKLIERKQAQIRKVYPGLSCFKEGVRQIPIESIPGIRETGWKPVGKGKELKDPDQLYSTLKTILQHVKSHQNAWPFMEPVKKTEAPGYYQVIRFPMDLKTMSERLKSRYYTTRKLFMADMQRIFTNCREYNPPESQYYKCANLLEKFFYNKIKEAGLIEK from the exons ATGTCCGAGAGCGCAGGGGTTCAGCAGGGCTCCCCGGCCATCGGTGCGGCGGGATCGGCTCCTGCGGCTCCGGGAGCCGGGGGAACGGAGGGTTCGGGCGCCACCGTAGGATCGGCACGAATCGCTGTGAAGAAGGCGCTTCTCCGCTCCTCCCCGCGCCCTAAGAAACTGGAGAAGCTCGGAGTGTATTCCTCTTGCAAG GCTGAGGGGGCCTGTAAGTGTAACGGCTGGAAGAGCCAGAACCCCCCTCCCACACCACCCCGTACGGACCAGCAGCCAAACACTGTCAACCTACTGGAGACCTGCCGCAGTTGTTCCCACACACTGG gtGACCATGTGACCCACCTGGAGAACGTCTCAGAGGAGGAGATGAACAGGCTTCTGGGTATAGTCCTGGACGTGGAGTACCTGTACACATGTGTCCACAAAGAGGAGGACGCAGACACCAAACAAGTCTACTTCTCCCTCTTCAAG CTGTTGAGGAAATGCATCCTACAGATGGGAAAACCTGTGGTGGAGGCACAGGAAAGTCCTCCCTTTGAGAAACCCAGCATCGAACAg GGGGTGAATAACTTTGTCCAGTACAAGTTCAGCCATCTTCCCTCCAAGGAGCGTCAGACCATCGTGGAGCTGGCCAAGATGTTCCTCAACCAGATCAACTACTGGCAGCTGGAGACGCCCTCACAGAGACGACAGCGGGTGCCTGCTGATGATGCTGCTGGGTACAAAGTCAACTACACTAG ATGGCTGTGCTACTGCAATGTCCCCCAGTTCTGTGACAGTCTACCACGGTATGAGACGACCCAGATCTTTGGTCGGACCCTGCTGGGCTCAGTCTTCACTGTGATGAGAAAACAGCTGCTAGAGCAGGCCAGGCAGGAGAAGGATAAGTTACCCCCGGAGAAACGCACTCTCATCCTTACACACTTCCCCAA ATTCCTGTCCATGTTGGAGGAGGAAGTGTACAGTCACAGCTCTCCCATCTGGAGCGAAGACTTCCTGGTTGGATCCTCAGGAGGACAGATCGCCATCCATACAG TGATCAGTGCGCCCCCGGTGGCCAGGCCTCTGTACTACAGCACCAGCCCAGTAGCAGTGGACCCATCCAGCTGTGGCAGTGTCAGTCCTGCCAGGAAGACTGCCTCTGCTCTGGAACCCAGTCCAG GTGGGCAAAAGCGGAAGCCATCGGAGCCCCTCCCCCATGAGGAGACTAAGAAGCTCAGGATCGTTGGCGACATCCCCATGGAACTCATCAACGAAGTCATGGCAACCATTACTGACCCGGCCTCCATGCTGGGACCAGAG ACCAGCCTGCTGTCGGCCCACTCAGCCCGTGATGAGGCGGCCcgcctggaggagaggaggggggtgataGAATTCCACGTCATCGGGAACTCCCTCAACCAGAAGCCCAACAAGAGGATCCTGATGTGGCTGGTGGGCCTCCAGAACGTCTTCTCCCACCAGCTGCCTCGCATGCCCAAAGAATACATCACACGCCTCGTCTTCGACCC GAAGCACAAGACGCTGTCGCTGATCAAAGATGGCCGTGTGATTGGAGGGATCTGTTTTCGGATGTTTCCCTCACAGGGTTTTACCGAGATTGTGTTCTGTGCCGTCACCTCCAACGAGCAGGTCAAG GGGTATGGCACTCACCTGATGAACCACCTGAAGGAGTACCACATCAAGCACGACATCCTCAACTTCCTCACCTACGCAGACGAGTACGCCATTGGCTACTTCAAAAAGCAG gGCTTCTCTAAAGACATCAAGGTTCCCAAGGCCAAGTATCTGGGCTACATCAAAGACTATGAGGGAGCGACGTTGATGGGCTGTGAGCTCAACCCCAACATCCCTTACACCGAGTTTTCTGTCATCATCAAGAAACAGAAggag atcATACAGAAGCTGATAGAGAGGAAGCAGGCTCAGATCAGAAAGGTCTACCCAGGACTTTCCTGTTTTAAGGAAGGAGTTCGGCAGATTCCCATTGAGAGCATTCCTGGAATAC GAGAAACTGGATGGAAACCGGTGGGCAAAGG TAAGGAGCTGAAGGATCCAGATCAGCTGTACAGCACCCTGAAGACCATCTTACAACACGTTAAG AGTCACCAGAATGCCTGGCCGTTCATGGAACCAGTGAAGAAGACTGAGGCTCCTGGCTACTACCAAGTCATCCGCTTCCCCATGG ACCTGAAGACGATGTCGGAGCGTCTGAAGAGCAGGTACTACACCACACGGAAGCTCTTCATGGCCGACATGCAGCGCATCTTTACAAACTGTCGAGAGTACAACCCTCCAGAGAGCCAGTACTACAAGTGTGCCAACCTGCTAGAGAAGTTCTTCTACAACAAGATTAAGGAGGCGGGCCTCATTGAGAAGTGA